From Triticum aestivum cultivar Chinese Spring chromosome 4A, IWGSC CS RefSeq v2.1, whole genome shotgun sequence, a single genomic window includes:
- the LOC123087116 gene encoding uncharacterized protein, whose protein sequence is MSLLSSPTPFGAATAARHRLPLLGRRAALHVALARRTGVSSRTQRRLEERGGKKRRGGVETPDADEDTGPAWEGVEWEGEPLGFEVSTEPMPYLPDPEKPDFWEGDNWEVLGFFVQYMWAFGVFFSLVACGVAVATYNDGASDFRDTPAFKESTQAQEFPEESESSGADVFEGNPTEVAPALE, encoded by the exons ATGTCTCTCCTCAGCTCCCCCACGCCGTTCGGCGCGGCCACCGCCGCCCGCCATCGCCTCCCACTCCTGGGCCGCCGCGCGGCGCTGCACGTGGCGCTCGCGCGCCGGACCGGCGTCTCGTCCCGCACGCAGCGGCGCCTCGAGGAGCGCGGCGGCAAGAAGCGGCGCGGCGGCGTCGAGACCCCCGACGCGGACGAGGACACCGGCCCGGCGTGGGAGGGCGTGGAGTGGGAGGGGGAGCCGCTGGGGTTCGAGGTGTCGACGGAGCCCATGCCGTACCTGCCGGACCCGGAGAAGCCCGACTTCTGGGAGGGGGACAACTGGGAGGTCCTCGGCTTCTTCGTGCAGTACATGTGGGCCTTCGGCGTCTTCTTCTCC TTGGTTGCTTGTGGCGTTGCCGTGGCTACATATAACGATGGGGCATCAGACTTCAGAGACACTCCTGCTTTTAAGGAATCAACCCAAGCCCAGGAGTTCCCCGAAGAGTCAGAATCATCCGGCGCCGATGTGTTTGAAGGTAATCCAACTGAGGTAGCACCAGCTCTTGAGTAG
- the LOC123082365 gene encoding ACD11 homolog protein, producing MMAFRGQRPAQSEEMCDAAAAVVAARQGMEQPLTAVAEAFEELARGMEADGGELRLAPFGDTCALVSVLFSSLGIAFKFAESEYVTKVNDLIGASKEYATLNDILDKDVENDSVKKQGSHSRNLRRVRLGLGLIKALFEQFLATEGGSLYDAATTAYGQVCAPFHSWAIRKAVGAGMYTLPSREQLIMRLNETDCSVQKEMRRYIDASSPIIEYIDNLFLSRNIVLDW from the exons ATGATGGCGTTCAGGGGGCAGAGGCCGGCGCAGTCCGAGGAGATGTGCGACGCGGCGGCGGCCGTGGTGGCCGCGCGGCAGGGCATGGAGCAGCCGCTCACGGCCGTGGCCGAGGCCTTCGAGGAGCTGGCGCGCGGGATGGAGGCCGACGGCGGGGAGCTCCGCCTCGCCCCCTTCGGCGACACCTGCGCCCTCGTCTCCGTCCTCTTCAGCTCCCTCGGCATCGCCTTCAAGTTCGCCGAGAGCGAGTACGTCACCAAG GTGAACGACCTCATCGGGGCATCAAAGGAGTACGCCACGCTCAACGACATCCTGGACAAGGACGTGGAGAACGACTCCGTCAAGAAGCAGGGCAGCCATTCCCGGAACCTGCGCCgggtccggctcggcctcggcctCATCAAGGCCCTCTTCGAGCAGTTCCTCGCAACCGA GGGCGGCTCGTTGTATGATGCTGCGACGACGGCCTACGGCCAGGTTTGCGCCCCGTTCCATAGCTGGGCGATCCGAAAGGCGGTTGGTGCCGGGATGTACACTCTCCCCAGCAGAGAGCAGTTGATAATGAGGTTGAACGAAACTG ATTGCTCTGTGCAGAAGGAGATGAGGAGATACATTGATGCATCTAGTCCCATTATAGAATACATCGATAACCTGTTCCTCTCCAGGAACATTGTCCTAGATTGGTGA